Proteins encoded in a region of the Labrus mixtus chromosome 19, fLabMix1.1, whole genome shotgun sequence genome:
- the aoc1 gene encoding amiloride-sensitive amine oxidase [copper-containing], which translates to MRLLCLLQLVTLAACSGSRSRDWAHHGAPMFADLTVRELKAVRAYMHGIPELELTNARSNTLKKNSILMIELHLPRKHEALRALDRGQAKPLRQARVIVQFGNHTKPNITEYIVSPLPSPNSHEVKSFKGNKPISFESRPITESEYYHIERLLEKIATKAHKLLFETTGGFSFTNCSDRCLTFSDIAPRGLGPGERRSWIMLQKFVEGFFIHPVGFEVLINHKDVDPENWTVEKVWYNSIYFDSIDELVEKYESGDVEKVKLPEHDDSDLYSTYIPRGKSNTPSDIHGPKLVEPQGPRYYVDRNFVEYAGWSFAYRVRSSAGLQVFDLRFNGERIAYEISLQEAIAFYSGDTPAGMQTKYIDAGWAMGASSYELAPGIDCPEIAHFVDLYHFFDTDKPQRHRNALCVFEMNTAMPLRRHFDSNYKGGYNFYGGLENNVLVLRTTSTVYNYDYIWDFLFYQNGVVEVKVSATGYIHATFFTLNGLHYGTKVYNYVLGNLHTHLIHYKVDLDIAGRENSFESIDLKLVNFTNPWSPKHFIVQSKIQKTEHKTERSAAFRFGKKFPRYVHFYNPNEKNKWGHEKGYRIQFNSHAHSVLPRGWREENGISWSRYPLAVTRHKDSEATSSSMYTQNNPWDPVVSFEDYIKNNEDIVNQDLVAWVTVGFLHVPHSEDIPNTATPGNAVGFFLRPFNFFDEDPSLASKSTIIVRQGPDGSPKVQRWTPEVIGHCVTDKPFFYNGTYAGV; encoded by the exons ATGAGgcttctctgtcttcttcagtTGGTCACTTTGGCTGCCTGTAGTGGTTCCAGATCCAGAGACTGGGCTCATCATGGCGCCCCCATGTTTGCTGACCTCACAGTGCGTGAGTTGAAAGCTGTCCGTGCCTACATGCACGGTATTCCAGAGCTGGAGCTCACAAACGCTCGTAGCAATACCCTGAAGAAGAACAGCATCCTAATGATAGAACTCCATCTACCAAGGAAGCATGAAGCCCTGAGAGCTCTAGACCGTGGACAGGCCAAACCCCTGCGTCAAGCTCGTGTGATAGTCCAGTTTGGGAACCATACTAAGCCCAACATCACTGAGTACATTGTAAGTCCTCTGCCATCTCCAAACTCCCATGAAGTCAAATCGTTCAAGGGGAACAAGCCAATCTCATTTGAGTCAAGGCCCATCACTGAGTCTGAATATTACCATATTGAGAGACTACTCGAGAAGATTGCAACCAAAGCTCACAAGCTCCTGTTTGAGACCACAGGTGGGTTTTCTTTCACCAACTGCTCTGACCGCTGTTTGACGTTCTCAGACATCGCCCCCCGTGGGCTGGGTCCAGGTGAGAGGAGGTCCTGGATCATGTTGCAGAAGTTTGTGGAGGGTTTTTTCATCCACCCAGTTGGGTTTGAGGTGCTCATCAACCACAAGGACGTGGATCCAGAAAACTGGACTGTCGAGAAGGTCTGGTACAACAGCATTTACTTTGACAGTATTGATGAACTGGTGGAAAAATATGAATCAGGAGACGTGGAGAAAGTCAAACTGCCCGAACATGACGACAGTGACCTCTACTCTACCTATATCCCAAGGGGTAAGAGCAACACTCCCTCTGATATCCATGGTCCAAAGCTTGTTGAACCCCAAGGACCTCGCTATTATGTGGACCGAAATTTTGTTGAGTATGCTGGATGGTCGTTTGCCTACCGAGTCCGTTCATCAGCAGGGCTTCAAGTCTTTGACCTTCGTTTTAATGGAGAAAGGATTGCATATGAGATCAGCCTCCAAGAAGCTATTGCCTTCTACTCCGGTGATACTCCTGCTGGCATGCAAACGAAGTACATTGATGCTGGCTGGGCGATGGGCGCGTCAAGTTATGAGCTGGCACCTGGAATTGACTGTCCAGAAATTGCCCATTTTGTTGATCTATACCACTTCTTTGACACGGACAAACCTCAACGCCACAGAAATGCACTGTGTGTATTCGAGATGAACACTGCTATGCCTCTAAGGAGACATTTCGACTCAAACTATAAGGGGGGATACAACTTCTATGGAGGGCTTGAAAACAATGTGCTGGTGTTGCGGACGACATCAACCGTATACAACTATGACTACATCTGGGACTTCCTGTTCTACCAGAATGGGGTAGTGGAGGTAAAAGTCAGCGCTACTGGATACATCCATGCCACTTTCTTTACTCTGAATGGACTTCACTATGGTACCAAAGTTTACAACTATGTGCTTGGTAACCTTCACACCCACCTCATTCACTACAAAGTGGATCTGGATATTGCTG GTCGGGAAAACAGCTTTGAGTCCATAGATCTGAAGTTGGTGAACTTCACAAACCCCTGGAGCCCAAAACATTTCATCGTCCAGTCTAAAATCCAAAAAACGGAGCACAAGACTGAACGGTCAGCTGCTTTCCGCTTTGGCAAAAAGTTCCCACGGTATGTGCACTTTTACAACCCCAATGAGAAGAACAAATGGGGACACGAGAAGGGCTATCGGATTCAGTTTAACTCGCATGCCCACAGTGTCCTTCCAAGAGGCTGGAGAGAGGAAAATGGTATCAGTTGGTCAAG gtatCCTCTGGCTGTGACTCGTCACAAAGATAGTGaagccaccagcagcagcatgtaCACCCAGAATAACCCCTGGGACCCTGTTGTTTCCTTTGAGGACTACATCAAGAACAATGAAGACATTGTCAACCAG GACCTGGTTGCCTGGGTGACGGTGGGGTTCCTGCATGTGCCTCACTCAGAAGACATCCCTAACACAGCAACACCCGGCAACGCGGTGGGTTTCTTCCTCCGACCCTTCAACTTCTTTGATGAAGATCCTTCACTGGCGTCCAAAAGCACAATTATTGTCAGGCAAGGGCCGGACGGCAGCCCCAAAGTCCAGCGATGGACACCTGAGGTCATCGGTCACTGTGTAACAGACAAGCCATTTTTTTACAATGGTACTTATGCAGGAGTCtag